The genomic stretch CCACCGACATCACCGAACAGAAACGCCTCACGGCCCAGATGCTGCACGTACAAAAGCTGGAAACCGTGGGACGCCTGGCCGGCGGCATCGCCCATGACTTCAACAACCTGCTCTCGGTCATGAGCGGGTGCGCCGCCCTTGCCCAGATGACTCTGCCACCCGATCATCCAGCCGTTGCGGATCTGGAGGAAATTCAGCGCGCGGTGGAGCGCGGGGCGAATCTCACCGGACGGCTGCTCACCTTTGCCCGCAAGCAGGTGACGCTGCCCGGCATGATTGATCTCAACAGCCAGATTGTTGGGGTGAGTCAGCTGCTCCGCCGGTTGGTCGGCAAGGAGATTGACGTAGTCACAGAGCTGGCGTCGGAGGTGAGGCCCGTCATCGCCGATTCGAGTCAGATGGACCAGGTATTGATGAACCTGGCGGTCAACGCGCGGGATGCCATGCCGGAGGGCGGCACCCTGACGATCACAACGTCCAATGTTACAGTTGAAGCGGGTGATGCGCTCCATAGCCTAGTGCCTCCGGGAGCGTATGTCCGCGTGGCGGTCCAGGATACCGGGTACGGGATCCCATCGGACGTGGTGGAGCATGTCTTTGAGCCATTCTTTACGACGAAACCACCAGGGCAGGGGACCGGCCTGGGCTTAGCAACCTGCTATGGCATTATCAAGCAGCATCACGGACACATCGGGCTGACCAGCCGCCTGGGGTACGGCACCACGGTCACGGTGTACCTTCCCGTGGCCCGCGACCACCACCCGGCGCAGGCGCACGCGCCGACGACAACCGGGCTGCCGTGTGGAACCGAAACGGTGCTGCTCGCCGAAGACGACGCAGCCGTGCGTGAGCTGATCGCAAAGGTGCTGACGGCGCAGGGCTACACCGTGCTGACCGCCGTTGACGGCGAGGAGGGGCTGGGGATAGCAGCAACCTATCCAGCGACGATTCATCTGGCGATTACCGATATGGAGATGCCCAAGCTGAGCGGTGCTGCGCTCGTCAAGCATCTGATGGAGATGCGGCCCACCAGCAAGATCATCGTGATGTCGGGGGATACAGTGACCGTGATCGATGAAATCGGGCTGGTGGACCAGGTTGCGGCGTTCTTGCAGAAGCCGGTGACGCCGGAGCAGTTGACGCACACGGTGCGCGCCGTTCTGGATGGCAACCTTGCCAGTGCGGCCTGGCGGGTCGGCAATCAGGACAGCGACAGCGCGAAGCGGAGCGCGCCGTGAACGCCGCCTGGCCGACGTATTCTCCGTGCCATCCGAGATCATTTCGGGGCTACGCTACCGCTCGATCGATGATCTCAAGGCCGCGGTCGATGATCGCCAGCCCTTCGCGCAGTTGCTCCTCAGTGATACAGAGCGGCGGGTTGATAAAGAATGTATTCCAACGCACAAAGGTAAACAGGCCGTTATGCCGCAGAAATGCGTTGAATTCCGGCATCGGGCCGAGCTCATCCGGGCCGGGATTGAACGGTATCAGCGGTTCGCGAGTGGCGCGGTTTTTGACCAGCTCGACGATACTGAACAGCCCAATCGACCGGACATCGCCCACCGAAGGATGCCGCTCCTTGTACTGGTGCAGCTCCGCTGCGAGCACCTGGCCCAGCACCCGCGCATTTTCGATCAGCCGGTCCTCCTGGTACACCTTGATACAGGCGATTGCCGCCGCACAGCCGACCGGATGCGCGTTGTAGGTAAGCCCAGCCGAGAGTGGCCGGTCCTCGAAGTACTCGGCGATCGTATCCGTGACGATCGTCGCGCCCAGCGGCACGTAGGCCGAGGTCAGCCCTTTGGCGACCGTCATAATATCAGGTGTGACGCCCCAGTGATCCACGGCAAACCATGCCCCGGTTCTGCCAAAGCCGCTCATAACCTCATCGCAAATCAGCAGAATACCGTACCGGGTACAAAGTTCGCGCAGGCCAGGCAAATACCCGTCGGGCGGAATGATCAGCCCATTCGTGCCGACGACTGGCTCGACGATGACCGCGGCGATCGTGTGGGGTCCTTCAAATCGGATCACATCCTCGATATGGTTGAGACAATCCAGCGTACAGGCCGGTCGATCACCGCACCAGCGGCAGCGATAGCGATCCGGGTCCATCACGCGAACAACTCCAGGAATGCCGGGCTCAGCGGCCCAGCGCCGAGGATCGCCAGTCAGCGTAATCGCGCCTGCCGTCGCCCCATGATACGAGCGGTAGCGCGCAATGATCTTGTGACGGCCCGTGACCATCCGCGCGATCTTGATGGCGTTCTCGTTGGCCTCGGCTCCGCCGTTTGTGAAAAAGGCTTTGCTGAGATTACCAGGCGTGATCTCTTGGAGCAGCCGACCCAGCTCAGCGCGCGCTGCGGTCGTCGCAGCCGTGGGCGCAACATAACAGAGCTTGTCGATCTGCGCCTTGATCGCGCTCAGCACGCGCTCGTCGCCATGACCGATGTTGACGCACATCAGCTGCGAGTTAAAATCCAGGTAGCGCGTGCCGTCAACATCCCAGACATAGATGCCCTTGGCTCGATCGATCACGAGCGGCTTGATCGCCCGCTGAGCGGTCCACTCGTACAGCGTGGTTTCACGCGAAAGGTCAAGGATGTCCTGCCGTGAACGGGTGCCTGGTGTCATACGCCAACTCCTTAGACCGGCAAGAACAGAAACCGATCCTTGCCTTTGCGTTATCGTACAGCGTATTATACTATCACGTCAGTTCGGAATGACGGTCGCCGTGCTGGAGCCTGTGCCGTCGCTGCAGGTGCGCACTGACGACGGAGCCGCATCGATTCTCCTGCCATTCGCCCACAACGTACACGTCAGGAATCTCCAGGCATGTGCGGTGCCGCCTTTACCGATGCGCCCAATCAGCGGCACGGTTCGATCGGGCACCGTGTGGTGGTGCCCGACCATCACTTCAGCGCGGACGCGCATGTGCATGTCTAGCGTCGCGGCCTGGACAGGCGGATGACGTTCCACGACAGAGGTGCCAGTGTGGCAGTCAGCCTGCCGTCCGAAAGCTCTGCATTGCCACGTGTGTGCGGCACGACCTCGTTTGGGCGCTCGATCGTGTTGGTTGCCAGCGGATCGGGATGCTCAAGCACGAGGTGTTCGACAACGCGATAGCCCATCGTGCCCCGCAGATCCCCCTCCAGGGGTAAGGCTCCTTCCTGGCCTCGGTTGACGGCAAAGATGCTCAGCTCCTCGCGCTCCTGGTCGAGGACCGCAACCGCATCGAGCAGGGGCACCGCGTCAAACTCCTTGTTTGCGTACGTCGGCGAGCTGACCTGGAGGTCGAGGACCGTGCCTCGCCCATACCGCGAGGCATGCAGGAAAGGATAGTAGATCGTCTGCCGCCAGGCCCCGCCGCCCGTGACGGTGCTAATGGGAGCGATCGTGTTCACGAGCTGCGCCATGCAGCCAATCTTGACGCGATCGGCGTGCCGCAGCAAGGTGATGAGCATAAGACCCACTACGAGCGCATCTTCGAGGGTGTATGGCCGCTCGAACAGCGGCGGCGCTACCTGCCACGGGTGATCCCGCATCATCTCTCGATCGATGGGGTTCTGATACCACACGTTCCACTCGTCGAAGGAGAGATAGAGCTGCTTCTTGAGCCGCTTCTTGGCCCGCACGAAGTCACAGATCGCAACCACACTCCGGATAAAGTCGTCCATCTCGATCGTTTGGGCGAGGAAGGTGCCCAGATCGTCGGTATTCCGGTAGTATTGATGGAGCGACAGGTACTCCACGTACTCATAGACATGGTCGAGGACCGTCGCCTCCCACTCGCCGAAGGTCGGCATCTGGGCGTGCGAGCTGCCACACGCCACCAGCTCGATCGACGAGTCGACCCACTTCATGGCGATGGCGGTCCGTGCTGCGTGCCTGCCATACTCATCGGCGGTTCGGTGGCCGAGCTGCCAGGGACCATCCATCTCATTGCCGAGGCACCATGTCTTAATCTTGTACGGCTCCCGGTGGCCGTTGGCAATCCGCATGTCGCTATACAGGCTGCCGCCCGGGTGGTTACAGTACTCGACCAGGCTGCGCGCGGTGTCGATGCCGCCGGTTCCGAGATTGACGGCGAGATTGACCTCCGTGCCGGCACGCCGCGCCCACGCACAGAACTCGTCCGTACCGACCTCGTTCGTCTCCAGGCTCCGCCAGGCGAGATCGAGCCGTCGCGGGCGCTGGTCGTTCGGCCCCACGCCGTCGCGCCAGTCATAGCCGGAGACAAAGTTACCGCCGGGATAGCGCACGATCGGGACGCGCAGCTCGCGGACAAGGTCAAGCACATCGCGCCGAAAGCCCATGTCGTCCGCTGTCGGGTGTCCGGGCTCGTAGATGCCGGTATACACCGCCCGGCCCAGGTGCTCGATGAACGAGCCGAACAAGCGTGGATCGACGACCCCGATCCGAAACTCAGGGTCCGCAATGATTCTGGCCGTCTCCATGACGTCACGCTTCCTTTCTATCCCACAACGAGTGCTCGCATCTCGTGCAGATCGTCGTCACGCACACCATCGCGCCTGCAACGCCCCGGCCCGAAGACCGGCCATCGAGCGCGCGGGGCGCAGGTCGCCTGTCCGTAACAGGCACGGTCCATCTCAGGTTTCAACGGCGTTGTTCGGCACCCAGCGCAACGTGTTGCCCGCCTGGACTCGCTGCCAGGATGGTGTCGCGCTTCGTGCGCAACTGATGGAGCAGCGTGTCGAACGAAGCCGTGAACGATCGCACCCCCTCCACCACCAGTCGGCGCTCCGTGATCTCCTGGAGATCGATGCCGACGTCCGCCAGCTCGCTCACCACCTGCTGCGCGTGCCCGATGTCCTCCTCGACGGTGGTCCCACGGACCACCCCGTGATCGGCAAACGCGAGCAGTGCGCTCTCCGGCACCGTGTTCACGGTATGGGGTCCGACCAGCTCCGCCACATACATCGTATCGGGGTAGGCCGGATTCTTCGTGCTGGTGCTGGCCCACAGCGGTCGTTGGAGGTTGGGACCTTTCGCTCGGAGCGCCTCCCAACGAGGATTGGGGATCTCCTGTCCAAAGACACGCTTGAACGCCTGATAGGCCAGCTTTGCGTTAGCGATGGCCGCCTTGCCCAAGAGCCCACGCAGCCGCGCCTGCTCGGTCGCATCGTCCGACGCCTGGATCTGCGCCGCAAGCTCGTTGTCGACCATCGTGTCGACGCGGCTGACGAAGAAGCTCGCGACGGAGTGAATCCGGTCGATTGGTTGACCCTCCGCGACCCGGCGCTCCAGCCCCTTGAGGTAGGCATCGATCACCTGCTCGTACACTGACACCGCAAAGAGCAGCGTGATGTTGATACTCAGCCCCTCAGAGATTAGCTGCTCGACGGCTGGAATACCTTCCTGGGTACCGGGGATTTTGACCATCAGATTGGGCCTGCCCACCGTACGCCATAGCCAGCGAGCTTCCGCCACGGTTTCCTGCGTGTCGTGGGCGAGCCATGGACTCACCTCGATGCTCACCTGTCCGTCGATGTGCTGCGTCGCTTCGTAGAGTGGCATCAGGACATCGCATGCGCGACGAATGTCGTCGGTCGCCAGCCGCTCATAGATCTCCGGCGCGCGCAGGCCCGACTCGCTCAGGGCACGAATGTCGTCATCGTAGTCCGCACTACCGCCAAAGGCTTTCTCGAAGATGGTCGGGTTGGAGGTCACGCCAACCACGGCGTAGTCATCGACCAGCTTCTGCAACTGGCCGGATGCGATCAGTCCCCGGCTGATGCTGTCGTACCAGATGCTCTGACCACGCTTGCGCAGATCGAACAATGGGTTTTTGGACATGATTGCCCCTCCACACGACGTTAGAGCGCTCGGTCGCGGCTGGATGGCACCAGCGTGCGAGGCGCGGCGACAACGGTTTCCGATGTCAAATCGTAGATCCAGCCCAGGCTCGAAAGCTTCAAGTGACCGGCCAGCGACGGCGTACAGGGTTGGCTGGCCGGGAAAGCTGCAGCGTTCCGGCAGCGAGCGTCGCCACCGGCTACAATCCTTTCGCCAGCGCATAGTACATATCGTTCCAGCGCAGCTCGTTCTTGAATGCCGAGATCCTGGTGTCCTGATCGATCAGCAGGAACTCGATACCGGCCATCGCCGCGAAGTCTTCGAGATGCTCGGCGGTCAATGCCAGGCTGAAGCCGGTATGATGCGCGCCGCCGGCGTAGATCCAGGCCGTCGCCGCAGTTTTCATGTCGGGCTGCGGCACCCACAGCGCGCGGGCCACCGGCAGCTTCGGCAGCGGCGCATCCTTGGGCACCACGTCTACGGCGTTGACGACCATGCGGAAGCGATTGCCCATATCCATGATCGAGGCGTTGACCGCCGCTCCCGTCTGCGAATCGAAGACCAGCCGGACGGGGTCGGCCTTGCCGCCGATCGACAGGGGATGGACCTCCAGCCGGGGCCGGTCGGCGGCGATCGTCGGGCAGACTTCGAGCATGTGGGAGCCGAGCACCTTGTGGCCGCTCGTCGCGAGGTGGTACGTATAGTCTTCCATAAAGGACGTGCCGCCCTCCAGCCCGGCGGCCAGCACCTTCATCGCCCGCACGAGCGCGACGGTCTTCCAGTCGCCCTCGCCGGCAAAGCCATAGTCGTCCGCCATCAGGCGCTGAACGGCGAGGCCCGGCAGCTGCGGCAGGCCATGCAGATCCTCAAACGTGTCAGTAAAGCCTTTGAACCTGCCGTCCCGCAGAAAATGCCGCAGCGCCGCCTCGATCCGCGCACCATCACGGAGCGACTGATGCCGATCACCGCCTGGGCGCAGCGGCTCCGCCACATCGTACGCTTCGAGATACTCGCCGATCAGGCGATCCACCTCGTCGTCGCCGACCTGGCTCATGACATCCACCAGATCGCCGATCCCGTAGCCGTTGACGCTATAGCCGAGCCGGATCTGCGCCTCGACTTTATCGCCTTCGGTCACGGCCACCTCGCGCATATTATCGCCGAAGCGGCAGAAGCGCGCGCCCTGCGCGTCGTGCCAGGCACACGCGGCGCGCGCCCAGACGCCGAGCTTGTGCTGCACATCGTCGTCTTGCCAGTGCCCGACGACCACCTTGCGCTCCAGGCGCATCCGGC from Herpetosiphonaceae bacterium encodes the following:
- a CDS encoding aminotransferase class III-fold pyridoxal phosphate-dependent enzyme — translated: MTPGTRSRQDILDLSRETTLYEWTAQRAIKPLVIDRAKGIYVWDVDGTRYLDFNSQLMCVNIGHGDERVLSAIKAQIDKLCYVAPTAATTAARAELGRLLQEITPGNLSKAFFTNGGAEANENAIKIARMVTGRHKIIARYRSYHGATAGAITLTGDPRRWAAEPGIPGVVRVMDPDRYRCRWCGDRPACTLDCLNHIEDVIRFEGPHTIAAVIVEPVVGTNGLIIPPDGYLPGLRELCTRYGILLICDEVMSGFGRTGAWFAVDHWGVTPDIMTVAKGLTSAYVPLGATIVTDTIAEYFEDRPLSAGLTYNAHPVGCAAAIACIKVYQEDRLIENARVLGQVLAAELHQYKERHPSVGDVRSIGLFSIVELVKNRATREPLIPFNPGPDELGPMPEFNAFLRHNGLFTFVRWNTFFINPPLCITEEQLREGLAIIDRGLEIIDRAVA
- a CDS encoding alpha-N-arabinofuranosidase codes for the protein METARIIADPEFRIGVVDPRLFGSFIEHLGRAVYTGIYEPGHPTADDMGFRRDVLDLVRELRVPIVRYPGGNFVSGYDWRDGVGPNDQRPRRLDLAWRSLETNEVGTDEFCAWARRAGTEVNLAVNLGTGGIDTARSLVEYCNHPGGSLYSDMRIANGHREPYKIKTWCLGNEMDGPWQLGHRTADEYGRHAARTAIAMKWVDSSIELVACGSSHAQMPTFGEWEATVLDHVYEYVEYLSLHQYYRNTDDLGTFLAQTIEMDDFIRSVVAICDFVRAKKRLKKQLYLSFDEWNVWYQNPIDREMMRDHPWQVAPPLFERPYTLEDALVVGLMLITLLRHADRVKIGCMAQLVNTIAPISTVTGGGAWRQTIYYPFLHASRYGRGTVLDLQVSSPTYANKEFDAVPLLDAVAVLDQEREELSIFAVNRGQEGALPLEGDLRGTMGYRVVEHLVLEHPDPLATNTIERPNEVVPHTRGNAELSDGRLTATLAPLSWNVIRLSRPRR
- the tal gene encoding transaldolase, which produces MSKNPLFDLRKRGQSIWYDSISRGLIASGQLQKLVDDYAVVGVTSNPTIFEKAFGGSADYDDDIRALSESGLRAPEIYERLATDDIRRACDVLMPLYEATQHIDGQVSIEVSPWLAHDTQETVAEARWLWRTVGRPNLMVKIPGTQEGIPAVEQLISEGLSINITLLFAVSVYEQVIDAYLKGLERRVAEGQPIDRIHSVASFFVSRVDTMVDNELAAQIQASDDATEQARLRGLLGKAAIANAKLAYQAFKRVFGQEIPNPRWEALRAKGPNLQRPLWASTSTKNPAYPDTMYVAELVGPHTVNTVPESALLAFADHGVVRGTTVEEDIGHAQQVVSELADVGIDLQEITERRLVVEGVRSFTASFDTLLHQLRTKRDTILAASPGGQHVALGAEQRR
- the araA gene encoding L-arabinose isomerase, whose protein sequence is MIDLKQFEVWLVTGSQHLYGPETLEQVADHSRVIARALNDAAAMPVQVVFKPVLTTPGEIYQLALEANAAPTCVGLITWMHTFSPAKMWIAGLRALHKPFAHLHTQYNRDLPWAEIDMDFMNLNQSAHGDREFGFIGSRMRLERKVVVGHWQDDDVQHKLGVWARAACAWHDAQGARFCRFGDNMREVAVTEGDKVEAQIRLGYSVNGYGIGDLVDVMSQVGDDEVDRLIGEYLEAYDVAEPLRPGGDRHQSLRDGARIEAALRHFLRDGRFKGFTDTFEDLHGLPQLPGLAVQRLMADDYGFAGEGDWKTVALVRAMKVLAAGLEGGTSFMEDYTYHLATSGHKVLGSHMLEVCPTIAADRPRLEVHPLSIGGKADPVRLVFDSQTGAAVNASIMDMGNRFRMVVNAVDVVPKDAPLPKLPVARALWVPQPDMKTAATAWIYAGGAHHTGFSLALTAEHLEDFAAMAGIEFLLIDQDTRISAFKNELRWNDMYYALAKGL